The following proteins come from a genomic window of Macadamia integrifolia cultivar HAES 741 unplaced genomic scaffold, SCU_Mint_v3 scaffold1515, whole genome shotgun sequence:
- the LOC122064076 gene encoding DNA repair protein RAD51 homolog yields the protein MPAAMEQQQQRHQKMAEEHEVEEMQHGPFPVEQLQVSGIAALDIKKLKDAGLCTVESVAYSPRKDLLQIKGISEAKVDKIIEAASKLVPLGFTSASELHARRVEIIQITSGSRELDKILEGGIETGSITELYGEFRSGKTQLCHTLCVTCQLPLEQGGGEGKAMYIDAEGTFRPQRLLQIADRFGLNGADVLENVAYARAYNTDHQSRLLLEAASMMVETRFALMIVDSATALYRTDFSGRGELSARQMHLGKFLRSLQKLADEFGVAVVITNQVVAQVDGSAIFAGPQIKPIGGNIMAHASTTRLALRKGRAEERICKVISSPCLAEAEARFQISTEGVTDVKD from the exons ATGCCAGCAGCCATGGAGCAACAGCAGCAGCGTCATCAAAAGATGGCTGAAGAACACGAAGTTGAAGAGATGCAACACGGTCCCTTTCCAGTAGAGCAGCTTCAG GTATCTGGCATAGCTGCCCTTGACATTAAGAAGCTTAAGGATGCGGGTCTCTGCACAGTAGAATCTGTTGCATACTCTCCAAGGAAGGATCTGCTGCAAATCAAAGGAATAAGCGAGGCTAAAGTTGACAAGATCATTGAAGCAG CATCCAAGCTGGTTCCTTTGGGCTTTACCAGTGCTAGCGAACTCCATGCGCGAAGGGTTGAAATCATTCAGATAACATCGGGGTCGAGGGAACTTGACAAGATTTTAGAAG GAGGAATTGAGACTGGATCTATAACTGAACTTTATGGCGAATTTCGCTCTGGAAAGACTCAGTTATGCCACACATTATGTGTCACTTGTCAA CTTCCACTGGAACAAGGGGGTGGCGAGGGCAAAGCAATGTACATTGATGCAGAAGGCACATTCAGACCTCAAAGACTTCTACAGATTGCAGACAG GTTCGGATTGAATGGTGCTGATGTTTTGGAGAATGTGGCCTATGCTAGAGCCTATAACACTGATCATCAGTCAAGGCTTCTGCTAGAAGCAGCTTCAATGATGGTAGAAACCAg GTTTGCTCTTATGATAGTGGACAGTGCTACAGCTCTCTATAGAACAGATTTCTCTGGAAGGGGAGAACTGTCAGCCAGGCAAATGCATCTTGGAAAATTCCTTAGGAGCCTTCAGAAGTTGGCAGATGAG TTCGGTGTGGCAGTAGTCATTACCAACCAAGTTGTTGCACAAGTTGATGGTTCTGCCATTTTTGCTGGGCCCCAAATCAAGCCAATTGGTGGAAACATCATGGCTCATGCTTCTACAACGAG GCTTGCCCTCCGCAAAGGAAGGGCAGAGGAGCGCATTTGCAAAGTAATAAGTTCTCCATGTTTAGCTGAAGCTGAAGCACGGTTTCAAATCTCCACAGAAGGTGTTACAGATGTTAAGGACTGA
- the LOC122064080 gene encoding alanine aminotransferase 2-like produces the protein MYFTMWRFVADRSKNFIASLTRRSLSFEQRFSSLPDSSSVMSSTPSTPVTLETINPKVLKCEYAVRGEIVTHAQLLQQELQTKPGSHPFDEILYCNIGNPQSLGQQPITFFREVLALCDHPNILDKSETQGLFSADAIERAWGILDQIPGRATGAYSHSQGIKGLRDSVAAGIAARDGFPADPNDIFLTDGASPAVHMMMQLLIRSEKDGILCPIPQYPLYSASIALHGGTLVPYYLDEATGWGLEISELKQQLEDANSKGITVRSLVVINPGNPTGQVLAEDNQREIVEFCKKEGLVLLADEVYQENVYVTDKKFHSFKKISRSMGYGEEDISLVSFQSVSKGYYGECGKRGGYMEVTGFGADVREQIYKVASVNLCSNISGQILASLVMNPPKVGDESFESYSAEKDGILSSLARRAKTLEDAFNSLEGVTCNKTEGAMYLFPCLHLPRKAIEAAEAAKTAPDAFYARRLLDATGIVVVPGSGFRQVPGTWHFRCTILPQEDKIPAVVSRLTAFHQGFMAEFHD, from the exons ATGTACTTTACGATGTGGAGATTCGTAGCGGACAGATCTAAAAACTTCATTGCGTCTCTCACTCGACGTTCGCTTTCCTTTGAGCAGCGCTTCTCTTCACTCCCTGATTCCTCGTCCGTCATGTCGTCGACTCCATCTACTCCGGTTACTCTTGAAACTATCAATCCCAAG GTTCTAAAATGTGAGTATGCCGTCCGCGGAGAGATTGTTACCCATGCCCAG CTTTTGCAACAAGAATTACAAACAAAGCCAGGTTCTCATCCGTTTGATGAG ATACTTTACTGCAACATTGGGAACCCACAATCTCTTGGTCAGCAGCCAATTACCTTTTTCCGTGAG GTTCTTGCACTTTGTGATCACCCAAACATTCTGGACAAAAGTGAAACACAGGGCTTGTTCAG TGCGGATGCCATAGAGCGAGCTTGGGGGATTCTAGATCAAATCCCAGGAAGAGCAACAGGTGCATATAGCCACAGTCAG GGTATCAAGGGCTTACGTGATTCAGTTGCAGCTGGAATCGCAGCACGTGATGGTTTTCCTGCTGAtccaaatgatattttcttaacTGATGGTGCAAGCCCTGCG GTACATATGATGATGCAGTTGCTGATAAGGTCGGAGAAAGATGGCATTCTTTGCCCCATCCCTCAGTACCCTCTGTACTCTGCTTCAATTGCCCTTCATGGTGGCACTCTT GTGCCATACTATCTTGATGAAGCAACAGGCTGGGGTTTGGAGATATCAGAGCTTAAGCAACAATTAGAAGATGCCAACTCCAAGGGTATTACTGTTAGGTCATTAGTGGTGATAAATCCAGGCAACCCAACTGGGCAG GTTCTTGCTGAGGACAATCAGCGGGAAATTGTGGAATTCTGCAAGAAAGAAGGTCTTGTTCTCCTTGCAGATGAG GTATACCAAGAAAATGTTTATGTTACAGACAAGAAGTTTCACTCATTCAAGAAGATTTCTAGGTCAATGGGGTATGGTGAGGAGGATATCTCTTTAGTATCATTCCAGTCAGTTTCTAAAG GATATTATGGAGAATGTGGTAAAAGAGGAGGTTACATGGAGGTTACTGGTTTTGGAGCTGATGTAAGGGAACAGATTTACAAAGTGGCATCTGTAAACCTCTGTTCAAACATCTCTGGTCAGATTCTTGCAAGTCTTGTCATGAACCCTCCAAAG GTTGGAGATGAGTCATTTGAATCTTATTCTGCTGAGAAAGACGGAATTCTCTCGTCATTAGCAAGACGTGCAAAG ACTCTGGAAGATGCTTTCAACAGCTTAGAAGGTGTTACCTGCAACAAAACAGAGGGTGCAATGTATCTATTTCCCTGTCTGCATTTGCCTCGTAAAGCAATAGAAGCTGCTGAAGCAGCAAAAACTGCTCCAGATGCATTCTATGCTCGCCGCCTCCTTGATGCTACTGGAATTGTTGTTGTTCCTGGATCTGGCTTTCGGCAG GTTCCTGGTACATGGCATTTCAGGTGCACAATACTGCCGCAGGAAGATAAGATTCCAGCAGTTGTTTCCCGTTTGACAGCCTTCCACCAAGGGTTCATGGCAGAGTTCCATGACTGA